The Juglans regia cultivar Chandler chromosome 11, Walnut 2.0, whole genome shotgun sequence genome contains the following window.
GGATATATTTAAGAATTATATTGTCATCGACGAATTATTACGGCCAAGAAAATTCATGTGCCCACTCACAGGAGCAAGCTTAATTGCAACCCAACACCTGCGGCctgcattatatatatctatatatatatatatatatgtaatttaaaatacataaagttATCTGAAGTACCACCtaacacattatatatacaagACTTGCTTGGAAAGGGTGCACGAAACCAAGTTTAGACTTCAAAGCCAACTAAGGACTCTCACATGCACGCTTAAAATACAgacattcattcatatattctGCTAtaccttcatatatatatatatatatatatatatatatatatatatacacgtgtgtgtgtgtgtgtgtgaagttCCATCCATTCTACCACATATATAGATGAAAGGGTATTGCTCtattttgttattcttttaaCTGCCAATCTTCTCCTAAGGCTAATGGCTTTCTCTGTGACCAGATCAAGCAAAAGCCAAGTTAAGCCATCTGAGCAGACGCCATCCGGCACAGTACTTGATCTTTCAGTCATTGATAGACTGCCTGTTCTGAGATGCAATGCTCGAACTCTGCATGTGTTTAGTCATGGCGGCCAAGAGGCATCACAGATTATAAGAGGAGCCTTGTCCAGGGCTTTGGTCCCATACTACCCTCTTGCGGGAAGGCTGAAAGAGTCGAGCCAAGGTCAGCTCCAAATTGAATGCAGCGGAGAAGGCGTGTGGTTTGTCGAGGCGTCTGCTGATTGTAGTCTTGATGCTGTCAATTACTTCGATGATGTGGTTTCCATCCCTTATGATTTGCTACTTCCTGACCCTATCCCGGAAAATGAAGGCATAGACCCGCTCGTGCAAATGCAGGTATATATACGGATATACccaataaaattcttaatttggaaattaaattataagtcACCACCTTGTTCTTAATTaaagtgttttcaaaaataGTTTTGGGGTTTTTATATACTCTAGTAtctagaaaatatatatttaaaaaaaaaaaaaaaaaactttgaaaacacTGATGCGGAGATCTCTTATCTATTATGAAAAATGCTTGGTTGTCCTCCAAATGTGTCCCCAAGAATACTcctaatgcatttttttaaaatattaattaaaaaaattactacaaatgaatttgtatgtgttttttttcaacatttaaaaaaataaataaacaaaatgtacTAGAAAACACTTTCGAGAGCATATTTAAGAGGACAGCCTAGCTAGCATGTCCATCTACCATAAGTGGTGGTAATGAGTGAGAGATCCTTCCGCACATGTGGGGATGAGGCCAAGGGAGGGGGCGAGAGGGGCCGGCCGGTCCCAAAGGCTCTGACCATATAATCAAATTAGAAATGGGTCTCGTTTACAATTTTATGGTAACTAcgtttttaagataaaaaatgatttatacaaattttaaatagataaattttatataaatctttataaaaaaatagatcatatcttaaaaaagtgtaaaaaaattattttttattagtgaaactcatttttttacaaaagtcttgtatgagatttgtctatttgagacttgtatctagtattattcttttcagatttattttaaaaaattaaattagactATAAtactcacattagattatttttcttttatagctTATAATTATCTTGATGATCaaacatatttaacaaaaaaactatatatttactGAATAACTGGCTATGCAATATGCAATTatgctatttaattttttttttaaatatataacgTTATTGTTATTCATTATTAGGCAAAATACAGAACTTAGTTTATGGTTACATATATTaccttttttatataatttatacataaatcgTTTccataattcaacattttctcttaaTTGCAACATATGAAAAGTTTAGGtgtaaaattattgatattgatGGAAGAACagtttgaaatttatttattttctctttcttattttttactcagttttttattttattttatcaatttgttAAATCATGTGtttctaaaatttttcaattaacAATACCGGGTCCCTCCATACTTATAATTCGGACTTCGTCCGTGGATAGATGCTCAATTTCTACGTGCTCAATATATAGGTGACTGCAGAGATTCCCTCTATCACGCATCCTATTTGGGAGGATCTCAATTAATACGGCTTGCTATGTCTGGTTTTTTAGAAAACGACGagttttttaaacttttctattttacaGGTTTGTTTGTTCTCACTAAccaaaaaactataaaaatggTTACTTATCCCTCAATTCAAAAAACGACAAGTATAATCTGTCCATTAATATTGTGTCATGtcacttatttttctttatctgaAAAGttatatcttgaagtattttcaaatccGAATTCATATTTTGAGTTTGGGACTAAGTGACAACTTAGTAATTTATAGGTCACATTGCAAATTAGGGCGTTGGTAGTCAGGGATTAAATacactttttctttcattttatagatgccatatataaaaaagttggAAACCCATGCAACTCAATCCACTAGTGCTTGTTAAACCATGCTAGTTGGTAGAGTTGAAATAAACCAACCAACATTTTCAACGAAGAAGACAAAGCAAAGTGGACTGATTTTTAATGCAGAACCAGCGCGCAATAGATACACTAAACAAGGCCAATCATGAATATGTTTTCAGGTGACACAATTTGCATGTGGAGGTATCGTTATAGGTCTTACATTCTGCCATAGCATATGTGATGGACTTGGAGCTGCCCAATTTCTCAATGCTGTTGGTGAGCTGGCTAATGGTGTCGGCCATCCAAGCACCCCACCAGTGTGGCACAGAGACTTCTTCCCACCTCCACCCGAACAACCAAAGGCCGCTGCATCGTTAAACCTTCCGCCATTGCTACCGCCGCTGCCCCACTACAGGCTAGAGCATGCCAATGTGGACATACCTCTAGATTGCGTCAAGCAACTCAAGCTAGAATTTCAGAAATCAACCGGAAAGCATTGCTCTTGTTTTGAAATTGTGGCTGCCCAGTTTTGGAGCTGCCGAACACGAGCTATAAACTTGAAGCAAGACACTGAACTCAAGCTTGTCTTCTTTGCAAACTGCCGCCAGCTTTTGGACCCTCCTTTGCCGGACGGTTTCTATGGAAACTGCTTCTTCCCGGTGACAATCACAGCTTCGAGTGATTCACTCGCTCAGGCATCAATTACTGATGTTGTGAAACTGATCCAAGAAGCAAAGGCGAATCTCCCAGTGGAGTTTGCAAAGTACATGAAGGGTGACTTTGTGAAAGATGGTGGGGACCCTTTTGCACCTCCTCTGGCCTACACAACACTGTTTATATCAGAGTGGGGTCGACTGGGATTCAACCAAGTGGACTACGGGTGGGGTCCCCCAATCCACATAGTTCCAATACAAGGCTCTAGCATCATCCCAGTTGGCATTGTGGGGTCCTTGCCTTTGCCCAGGAAAGGTGTCCGACTGATGACATGGTGCGTGGAGGATGCCCATCGCCAACCCTTCCTGAACCAGATGATGGCAAAAGTAACCTAAATATTCCCATCAAAGCTCCAAAGTAATAGCGTTTACACCTTTTTCCACAAATCCTTGAACCCCTAGTTAGAGCTTGCTCCTTTAGCAACTAGGGGCTGAATAAATACAAGGAGAAATCATCGCAGTATGGGTTTTCAAATTGTGTTGTTAAACTGCaatatattttaactaaatAAGCATGAACATTTGCGCGCGCATACAGATTTTCATAAAACAGAAGTCTTGAACGATGATTAAGCCGGCATTATATAGTGCTCAAAATATCACACGTACAGATTGGAAATGCAACTTTTCTCCAATGGTGGGTGTAAATTTTGTTGCAAAACAGGAGTCCTCTTTGCAGTAAGTGACATGATCCGTATGTTTGTTCAAACTATCTTCGTAAAACGCCTTCCCTGTCTGGGCCAGAATCTCTCCATGGACGAACCTTATTCAAGTCTGGGCTAATCAGTcaaactttaaattattttaacgTCTTTAATTTTAAGAGGCCGGGAATCCTATAGGGCTGCACAAAATATGTTGGCCGTCTGAGTCGATAGCCAGCCGTACAGCACTCACCAATAATCAAGGGTGAGCGTGACATCATGATTAGCCAACCAACCCTTCACTTTCTTTTTGGTCCCCATCAATTCAATTGGTTCGATAACGATGTTTCCTGAAACTGtacaaattcttaaaaaaaaaaatcgaatttAAATATGCAAACccttttatatatgaaaaatgatttactaCAGtacattatacaatatattgtacaataatatgttaaatgaggagtattattataaattaacttataaaaataagataattatataataatatctctcatttaaaatattattatataatatattatacaatatgttATAGGTATATTATTACTCTTCATATATATCTCAAAATTACAAGTAAGAATGATATATATGGTAGAATTGATGAGctgaaaatatgttttcttttttcaaaaacagGTAATTGATCAAAGGTTGTATTTACATCCGTACAATATTAGAAGTATTATAATGTTTAGTAtgtgtattttataaattaatctgAGTTCTTTCCTTTATACCTATAAGATACAGTAGTGCTACTTTACCGTCCATGTTTGACTACTGTGTCCTctattgtaaattgtaaatttttttatttttttaaaatatttttaaaaattaaaaaatatcaatatactaatagtcaattttttaataagttaagaaattaaaataaaataaaataaaatgcattaacGGTCAAATTGAAAAGATAAAGTGATCAGGCAACATAGTATGATTTTCCTATGCCTATATTTGATAATTATCGATCAAAGATCAGtcaaatatcataaattttaattatctccatctatcatatttttttttaataaaactatatcttttattatgtattgaGTAAGTATATAATAGGTTTGAAGGTGATCTATGTGACACCCTTAAATCTTAATTCgaataaatcaataaattgaCTTGGACAATGGACGTTGCAGAAGCTGCTCTTataaacaactaaaaaaaatcccTAAAGAACACCTCCGATTTTGGAGAGTGGCTACGCCTCtcacttttgattttttctttaaattttttgaaaagacaaaaatatgATCCAAAACTATCAAATTGGacaattatattcttaaaaaattatataaataatatttataatcatagaTTACGCTATTCCCGtatattccatttaaaaaaaatagataaatacgagatctcataaaaaaattatttttttaatagtgacctataaatttttttaaaagaaaattgcatattctaaaattatatataatattactttttaaattatcataacACCGTacacctatttttttaaaaagacaaaattatttcaaaaaaatacaaaatatccatattaaattatttctcaatGTTAGATTTTTGTCTTTATTAAGGTTATTtatgtctttttctttttttttttttttagaaaatgaatgaaatatttttaagagcTTGAGCAGATAACTACTAAAACTAATCATTTAAAAGAATGATTACAAATTAAGCCGTAACTTGAGGTAACTCTATCATGTATGCATTTATttctataataaattatgtatcAGTCGTCTTGAAACCGCCCAAAGTACTCTTTCTAGACACTGCATGATGATGCTTAAGAACATCAACTTCCAAATCACAtcattgttaattttttttaatcaacaagTAGTGATGTCATGATGACGAAGAGAATGACGAATTGGTCGTGCATGATTATTTGGGTTGCTGCTAAATTGCTGCCAATTAGATGCGGATAATCCTAACCAACCACACACACCAATCTTGTCAATGTTATTAATTACACAGGACTTTGATCATACACTTGTCATGCATATGCATATTTTTTGTGCTCATCAACATCCTAAATTTGTGAGCACCATGAAAAATATTTCCACGTACCTTCATTCAGCTTCACCAGATGATCATTGTTATTGGGCATCTGATCGTGTGAGCATTTTGTCCCCCCCATTGCCCATTGCCACTCATGTTAGTGTGCTTGTGATCATTTCACTgcgttttgtgttttgtaaaaatattttatattgagaaatattatagatacaagagattatataaaaataaaattacaaactgGTATGTTTTTATACGattcgttaaatctattttattgtaaaaatgattttataatttgatatatcatatcaaatcacacgtttacttttgtataattgttttataattaaagtattttccttttaaatcaattaatatagaagtatttatgtgttttaattttaatttttataattataatagatTATTCACACACTTATTAGTACTAACTTTGCAAGTCAATTCTTTTTAACGCTTCTTGTGGACTCAGCTAAATCACATGATTTTCTAGAACGTTAGGACTTGGAAAGGGAAATAGACGTGGAGCCAAACGGCCAAGTACAccaagaacatatatatatatatatatatatatataggtacatTAATGTTCGAGTTTTCgtatatttatgcatgtatcCATGTTTGCATGTATATTAatactagcggttgggcaatgtgcgaggcacatttgcccggttgaaaaacaacttattttataaaatataaatatgttttgggttaaaaaaaaaaacgtaatcataagtaaaataagtagtatatagagaattttttatgaacttaaTTTCTGCActtaacaagtgaaaagagattttgagaatttttgtgatagtgatagtacttcattgcataaatcgaagcaatccaaccgaagaaaaaaaaaatgagaagtggtaaaatgaagggttggatttaaatcttaaaaattttgatgtaccagcagcagcctcgtccttaaaaaaacaacacacgtagacatcatattcttagatatgatttggatcgatgtattaatagtagtgacatggtttgtgaatagtaatatataaaattatttgaattaagatgttttatttgattttagaaaataagagaaaaaaagttaaaataaaaatattataaaagttaaaatattattggaatataattttttaatgtagtttttgttttaaaatttaaaaaatttatatttaagaaaattgtaatgattagattaacaaattaaaaaatattttatatttaaataatattttaaaaaatatataaaagtttctaaaaacctaagaatctattaatctcttcctcgaactcaataattttgtttgggaagagatagattgtcaattccctcctgacccaatgatgttgtaaattttttatttttttaaaaatgtttatgatgattaaaaaaatacatgaaaaaaagaaaagaaaaataaaaaaatgaaatacacattcataacatattttcatgttacttttttattagttgtagcaattctctttagttaattaagaatattatcatatttaaattatgttaaaattctaattatttatatagttatacttttttaaaaatatttaacaaaattttattatttatttaatgatgaaatattagtattttataaatggcttggttattttgaaattaatggtacttgtgtaaaatctgtatggcgtaagattttctaattgataaaaaaaagcatgtttgccacatctgtcaaattgaagaaaaaaataaagtgtaatttcaaatattaaaatagtctaatgtataagaataaaattattatttatttatgttcattatttattatgaaatttaaattatattaaaaattcaaattaattaaatattttttttctcttaaaaatgtatagtaaaatttcatcatttatttaatgataaaaaattaatattttataaattaaagttgatttttagtgtatgatataataaacagtaataggatatgcgaaaaaaacatgcagaaaaaaaacagcttttttattgatcatttaaaactcaaaaattaatattttttctactttttctttcttcctctctctcattttctaagcacgattgcggtattacgtcgcacattgacattcacacggactaaaaaataataatatttattactgttcattataTTGtcaatgaacagtaataagatatgaaaaaaaaaaaaactaatttaaatttattgttcatAATAAACAGTATAAACAGTAACGTTATAGCGCTTTTTAAATATAGGCAGAAATCACTAAAGTCGGAAAAACACAGACCAATGTCCTTTTGGACTGTGGCTAGTAATCAACCACACGATTACTTCTTTATTTGTTAAATGCCGAAAACAAACAGTATATTTTGGAAGTAGTTGAACGGGTTGGTTGTTAGCTTTGGAGCTGTCATTCACATGACTTCAACCTTCAAATTAAGCTTGGGAGTGCAAATGTCAAACTCGGCCATTTAATGGCGCTGCTTCATTTTTCGCATTCAACAACTTGCCCTTTGCTTCGCAAGaaaagtcaaaaaataaaaaaaataaaaaaatatataccttTACCCTAATTATACAGTTCGTTATGTTAATCTCATATTATGATCTAAGGGATTAATGGGTAGGATTGAACTAACTTGTCAAGAAGAGAAcgtaatatataatacttttgTTCTTCATTATGTCGCGTAAGCAAACGAATACTTACTTTTTGAGGTTCTTTAGTGCTGTGTTGTTTAACCTTTTTGCTCCTCTGTTCtgcaatttttaatttatttaaccaAAAAAGGTCGTATCTGACAGAAGTGATGTCTGTGAGATTGCTGAATTGGGTTTAATATGTACAATAATGCTCATCAGTTGCAGATTTGACAAGATATCTCGTGAGTCGTGATCTTACTCTTTTTGCCTGGATCAGATCAATggagagtttgcatatattattacaaaaattctACTTGCACTCGGCTTGGACAATTTTCGCCTAATtaattgcataaaaaatttatttttttttattttctcatttcattttttttctttctcttttctcagTCGATTTCTCCCTCGAGTTCACTAGAAAATCACCTTTGCTGTTTAACCTCTCTCCCTCAGGACTCATCTCGTCGTAAACAACCCAAAAACCACAAACAGCCCTCATCATCACAAAGTGATGCTCACATATGAAAATCCACCACCGCACGACCAACTCACGAAAGCCCTTCTCACGGTTCTGTAGCGCCCAGTAGCTTCGCGGCGTCACTCCAACCCTTGCGGGCATCCCTGCTTCTAGTCCCTCTCCACTGCTTGCACCAGGCATCCGTAACGGACTCAGACACCACCACCTTTTGAGCTAAACCAAACGTTTCAAATGTGCACCCACCTCGCCCCCATtgttctccctctccctctcttttcttctctgtgAACATCACCGTAGCCACCTTGTAACACCACGATATACAGCCTGCTGCAAACATCCGTAACGAACGCACCATCGCAGGTAAGAACCGCTGCGTGCTCTTCCGTAGCCAGCATCAAGACCCACAGAAAACCACAAGAGAAAACCTCCACCGTTACACGACTTCCACACCCACAGCATTACTGCACCATGCACACGATGACAACCAACGGCCCATTTTCCCAACCGCACATCGCTGTCAAGCCTTATCTTTGCCACCAGCATCCAAGGGGAGGGCCACCACCTCACGCCTCCTACAGACAGTCTTCCAGCGCACGTACCACCGCATGCAAGCCTCTTCCTCCTCTGTTTTTCTACACCGAAATAGCGCAACGTCACCCCAAACTTAAGAGCAAGCCGCCGCACGTATGCTCCTCCGCGAACCACCTTCCACCTCCAAAACATGCAGGACACACGACGGAAGCAACCAGCC
Protein-coding sequences here:
- the LOC108983703 gene encoding acyl transferase 4-like; translated protein: MAFSVTRSSKSQVKPSEQTPSGTVLDLSVIDRLPVLRCNARTLHVFSHGGQEASQIIRGALSRALVPYYPLAGRLKESSQGQLQIECSGEGVWFVEASADCSLDAVNYFDDVVSIPYDLLLPDPIPENEGIDPLVQMQVTQFACGGIVIGLTFCHSICDGLGAAQFLNAVGELANGVGHPSTPPVWHRDFFPPPPEQPKAAASLNLPPLLPPLPHYRLEHANVDIPLDCVKQLKLEFQKSTGKHCSCFEIVAAQFWSCRTRAINLKQDTELKLVFFANCRQLLDPPLPDGFYGNCFFPVTITASSDSLAQASITDVVKLIQEAKANLPVEFAKYMKGDFVKDGGDPFAPPLAYTTLFISEWGRLGFNQVDYGWGPPIHIVPIQGSSIIPVGIVGSLPLPRKGVRLMTWCVEDAHRQPFLNQMMAKVT